The Edaphobacter sp. 12200R-103 genome contains a region encoding:
- the bamA gene encoding outer membrane protein assembly factor BamA, with product MSRLVCTRSGCSRIAYAVLLASFAFAMVPSSQAQTVDSEAQTLCQPQVVGNRRIPKESVLARLFSHQGDLYDAQVVERDFNSLWNTGYFDDVRIERVDTPKCVQLVIYVREKPTIREINYKGINTVSQSDIMDAFKKAKVGLSVESQYDPTKIKRAEVVLKELLSAHGHQFATVKEEVKTIPPAAVSLTFNVKEGPTVKVGKIAFDGNEHVSDRTLRRAMRNLRPIGIPHSIILENLFARTFDASKLDEDTERVRQAYRDRGYFKAITSEPTTTIRDAGGLSPFTLRPSKGKRVDILMPVEEGERYRLGGITFTGNKHYTNTKALRAQFSQKDGDWFNATLFGKGLEQLRKAYGEGGYINFVGTPVPRVDEAKKLIYLDIDIDEGKPFYVSRIEFSGNSITRDKVIRRELLLEEGQVYNSRLWELSIMRLNQLNYFETLKVDQDSESHQNTEDGTVDLLLKLKEKGKNSIGLNGGLSGLSGSFIGLNYETNNFLGLGETLSVQANIGDLQRNLSFGFTEPYFRNKPISLGVQLFTSKYDFNPAKGYSIASNLSQNLTTAQQSLLTNYNQSQTGMTISLSSPLRHLFARTGVSRIGVSYALSRSSVTTFNDNTRNVFQTLAFRSGVQGQNQLNGIISSVITPSFTFSSLDRAVGPHSGKDLNAAVAIAGVGGNVKYVQPVVSWRQFFPMHNLKVARDGHNILGYRLQVSHIAGFGGEVAPPQNRIYAGGENDVRGFDIRSTSPYTFIPTKVMFNLTNPDGTIVPRDPSNPLLGNVQIPIPVYRLVSIGGDTSVTANLEYKIPIINQVVLDFFTDFNMTFDVWPGQLRQSIAGQQEISSPMYGCPTIVNGACYGGKQVSFPNPLRIVPGTNYVPRMSNGVELQVVLPIINAPFRIYYAYNPLRLYKDVPQAFSTDDATFRGFFPNSGAGQFTYLQAQQLYGSNYTLREPRKTFRLTVGTTF from the coding sequence ATGTCAAGGCTTGTGTGCACGCGCTCCGGCTGCTCCCGCATCGCTTACGCCGTGTTGTTGGCCTCCTTTGCCTTTGCGATGGTTCCGTCGTCTCAGGCGCAAACCGTCGACTCCGAAGCTCAGACCCTGTGCCAGCCGCAGGTTGTCGGCAACCGCAGAATCCCCAAGGAATCTGTCCTTGCCCGCCTCTTCTCGCACCAGGGGGATCTCTACGATGCCCAGGTCGTTGAGCGGGACTTCAATTCGCTATGGAACACCGGCTACTTCGACGATGTCCGCATCGAGCGGGTCGACACTCCCAAGTGCGTCCAGCTCGTCATCTACGTCCGCGAAAAGCCCACCATCCGCGAGATCAACTACAAGGGCATCAACACCGTCTCGCAGTCCGACATTATGGATGCCTTCAAAAAGGCCAAGGTCGGACTCTCGGTCGAGAGCCAGTACGATCCCACCAAGATCAAGCGGGCTGAGGTCGTCCTGAAGGAGCTGCTCTCTGCTCACGGCCATCAGTTCGCGACGGTCAAGGAAGAAGTTAAGACCATTCCTCCAGCGGCCGTCTCGCTGACGTTCAACGTCAAGGAAGGTCCTACGGTTAAGGTCGGCAAGATCGCCTTCGACGGCAACGAGCACGTCTCGGACCGCACCCTGCGTCGGGCCATGAGAAACCTCAGGCCCATCGGAATCCCGCACTCCATCATTCTTGAGAATCTCTTCGCCCGTACCTTCGACGCCAGCAAGCTCGACGAAGACACCGAGCGTGTTCGCCAGGCCTATCGCGACCGCGGCTACTTCAAGGCCATCACCAGCGAGCCCACGACCACCATCCGCGACGCCGGCGGCCTCAGCCCCTTTACGCTCCGTCCGTCCAAGGGCAAGCGCGTCGATATTCTGATGCCGGTGGAAGAAGGCGAGCGTTACCGCCTGGGCGGAATCACCTTCACCGGCAACAAGCACTACACCAACACCAAGGCCCTTCGCGCACAGTTCTCCCAGAAGGACGGTGATTGGTTCAACGCCACGCTCTTCGGCAAGGGGCTGGAGCAGCTCCGCAAGGCTTATGGCGAGGGCGGATACATCAACTTTGTCGGAACCCCGGTCCCGCGCGTCGACGAGGCCAAAAAGCTGATCTATCTCGATATCGACATCGACGAGGGCAAGCCCTTCTACGTCTCGCGCATCGAGTTCTCCGGCAATAGCATTACCCGCGACAAGGTCATCCGTCGCGAGCTTCTTCTTGAAGAAGGTCAGGTCTACAACTCCCGCCTGTGGGAGCTGTCGATCATGCGTCTCAACCAGCTCAACTACTTTGAGACCCTCAAGGTCGACCAGGACTCCGAGAGCCATCAGAATACCGAAGACGGAACCGTCGATCTGCTGCTCAAGCTCAAGGAGAAGGGCAAGAACTCCATCGGCCTCAACGGCGGTCTTAGCGGCCTCTCCGGCTCCTTCATTGGCCTTAACTACGAGACCAACAACTTCCTTGGCCTCGGCGAAACGCTCTCTGTGCAGGCCAACATCGGCGACCTGCAGCGCAACCTGAGCTTCGGGTTCACGGAGCCCTACTTCCGCAACAAGCCGATCTCCCTCGGCGTCCAGCTCTTCACCAGCAAGTACGACTTCAACCCGGCCAAGGGATACTCCATTGCGAGCAATCTCAGTCAGAACCTGACCACGGCCCAGCAGTCGCTGCTGACCAACTACAACCAGTCGCAGACCGGCATGACGATCTCCCTCAGCTCGCCGCTGCGTCACCTCTTCGCCCGGACCGGCGTCTCCCGCATCGGCGTCTCGTACGCCTTGTCCCGTTCCTCGGTGACGACCTTTAACGACAACACCAGAAACGTCTTCCAGACGCTGGCCTTCCGCTCTGGCGTCCAGGGCCAGAACCAGTTGAACGGCATCATCAGCTCGGTCATCACGCCCAGCTTCACCTTCTCCAGCCTTGATCGCGCCGTCGGTCCGCACTCCGGTAAGGACCTCAACGCAGCGGTTGCCATCGCCGGCGTCGGCGGGAACGTCAAGTACGTTCAGCCGGTCGTCAGCTGGCGTCAGTTCTTCCCCATGCACAACCTCAAGGTTGCGCGTGACGGCCATAACATACTGGGTTATCGCCTGCAGGTCTCTCACATCGCGGGCTTCGGAGGCGAGGTCGCTCCGCCCCAGAACCGTATCTATGCCGGTGGCGAGAACGATGTTCGCGGCTTCGACATCCGCTCCACCTCGCCCTATACCTTCATTCCGACGAAGGTCATGTTCAACCTGACCAACCCGGACGGCACCATCGTTCCGCGTGACCCCAGCAACCCGTTGCTCGGCAACGTTCAGATTCCCATCCCGGTCTATCGCCTCGTCTCCATCGGCGGCGACACCAGCGTCACCGCCAACCTCGAGTACAAGATCCCGATCATCAATCAGGTGGTGCTCGACTTCTTTACCGACTTCAACATGACCTTCGACGTCTGGCCTGGCCAGCTTCGTCAGAGCATCGCTGGCCAGCAGGAGATCTCGAGCCCGATGTATGGCTGCCCGACCATCGTCAACGGAGCATGCTACGGCGGCAAGCAGGTCTCGTTCCCCAATCCGCTGCGAATCGTGCCCGGAACCAACTATGTTCCTCGTATGTCGAACGGCGTGGAGCTGCAGGTCGTCCTGCCCATCATCAACGCCCCGTTCCGTATCTACTACGCCTATAACCCGCTGCGCCTCTACAAGGACGTTCCGCAGGCGTTCTCGACCGACGATGCGACCTTCCGGGGCTTCTTCCCCAACTCGGGCGCAGGTCAGTTCACCTACCTCCAGGCCCAGCAGCTCTACGGGTCCAACTACACGCTCCGCGAACCCCGAAAGACCTTCCGTCTGACCGTCGGAACCACCTTCTAG
- a CDS encoding threonine dehydratase, whose translation MNDKLPGLEEIREAQQLVYRTMPPTPQYRWPLLSRRAGADIWIKHENHTPVGAFKIRGGLVYMDWLRRQHPEVTTIVTATRGNHGQSIAFAAAASGIRAVIVVPRGNSVEKNCAMQAFGAELIEEGDDFQAALEHATALERQNGWHWVPSYHPLLVTGVATAGLEFLSAIPDLDTVYVPIGMGSGISAMIAVRDALGLRTRVVGVVSAHAPAFARSVAAGCVIEQPAATRIADGVACRRPTPGAVEIVRNGADRILQVTDDAVEEAMRIYFADTHNAAEGAGAVGLAGLLHDRPSGGVRVGTVLTGGNIDTELFAKVLQGAEPAEKGPSAAPLQAAGAK comes from the coding sequence ATGAACGACAAGCTCCCCGGTCTTGAGGAGATTCGCGAGGCGCAGCAGCTTGTCTATCGCACCATGCCGCCCACCCCGCAGTACCGCTGGCCTCTTCTCAGCAGGCGTGCCGGGGCCGATATCTGGATCAAGCACGAAAATCACACGCCCGTTGGCGCGTTTAAGATTCGTGGCGGCCTCGTCTACATGGACTGGCTGCGCCGCCAGCATCCCGAGGTCACAACCATCGTCACTGCAACCCGCGGCAATCACGGTCAGTCCATTGCGTTTGCGGCCGCGGCCAGCGGAATCCGGGCTGTGATCGTCGTCCCGCGGGGAAATAGTGTTGAAAAAAATTGCGCCATGCAAGCCTTCGGCGCCGAGCTCATCGAAGAGGGCGACGACTTTCAGGCTGCTTTGGAGCATGCCACCGCGCTCGAGCGGCAGAATGGATGGCACTGGGTTCCCAGCTACCACCCTCTTCTGGTCACAGGAGTCGCCACGGCGGGGCTCGAATTTCTCTCCGCTATCCCCGACCTGGATACCGTCTACGTTCCCATCGGCATGGGCTCCGGTATCAGCGCCATGATCGCCGTCAGGGACGCCCTTGGCCTCAGGACGCGCGTCGTCGGTGTGGTCTCCGCCCATGCTCCCGCATTTGCCCGCTCCGTCGCCGCCGGCTGCGTCATCGAGCAACCCGCAGCCACACGCATCGCTGACGGTGTCGCCTGCAGAAGGCCTACTCCGGGGGCTGTAGAGATCGTCCGTAACGGCGCCGACCGCATCCTCCAGGTGACTGACGACGCCGTCGAAGAGGCCATGCGCATTTACTTTGCAGATACCCACAATGCAGCCGAGGGTGCCGGAGCCGTCGGGCTCGCCGGGCTGCTGCATGACCGCCCCTCCGGCGGCGTCAGGGTTGGAACCGTCCTTACCGGAGGCAATATTGATACGGAGCTCTTCGCAAAGGTGCTCCAGGGCGCTGAACCGGCTGAAAAAGGCCCCTCAGCCGCTCCGTTACAGGCGGCAGGGGCGAAGTGA
- a CDS encoding DUF4440 domain-containing protein, giving the protein MAFCLRIALCFVAIAIAIPAESQQTLTTVPQQQLDVIKVLLAQEEAWNRGDLEAFAQTYKDSPDTLLISGSVSRGYASLVDAYRKNYPNREAMGTLSFSELEAHPLDERFAVVVGHFNVERSKKEGGNAQGIFSLVLEKTAKGWKIIVDHTTS; this is encoded by the coding sequence GTGGCGTTTTGTCTCCGCATTGCACTCTGTTTCGTAGCGATTGCTATCGCAATCCCGGCCGAATCGCAGCAGACCTTGACCACGGTGCCGCAGCAGCAGTTGGATGTGATCAAGGTTCTGCTGGCACAGGAGGAGGCGTGGAACCGCGGAGATCTGGAGGCATTTGCGCAGACCTATAAGGATTCGCCCGATACGCTGCTGATCTCCGGCTCGGTCAGTCGCGGCTATGCCAGCCTGGTGGACGCGTACCGCAAGAACTATCCCAATCGCGAGGCGATGGGCACACTGAGTTTTTCAGAGCTGGAGGCGCATCCGCTGGACGAACGGTTTGCGGTCGTGGTGGGGCACTTCAACGTGGAGCGGTCGAAGAAGGAAGGCGGCAATGCCCAGGGAATCTTCTCGCTGGTGCTGGAGAAGACGGCTAAGGGGTGGAAGATTATCGTCGATCACACGACGAGTTAA
- a CDS encoding TMEM175 family protein, with product MAERLYPTVRLEAFSDGVLAVVITIMVLELKVPEKDGIRGLLSIAPTLFVYLLSFCFTGIYWILPTAHTDETCSTIKKD from the coding sequence ATGGCAGAGAGACTGTATCCGACAGTACGGCTGGAGGCATTTTCTGACGGCGTTCTGGCCGTGGTGATCACCATCATGGTGCTGGAGCTGAAGGTTCCCGAGAAGGATGGCATCAGAGGGTTGCTGTCGATTGCCCCGACACTGTTCGTTTATCTACTCTCTTTTTGCTTCACCGGGATTTACTGGATTCTGCCGACGGCGCATACCGATGAAACCTGCTCCACGATCAAAAAGGACTAA